Within the candidate division KSB1 bacterium genome, the region GACGTCTGCGCAACGAAGATCCGGTCAAGGTCGAGAAGAAGAAAAAGAATCGGGAGTAAATGTTTCGAGTTTAAAGTTTTTAGTTCCAATCTAATTTAGAATGGAAATAAAACTCGTAACTTTGACTCGAAACTGCAAACTATCTTCAAATAAGAGATGCAACTGATTTGGGAAAACATTGTTATCGCCTTAATGGCACTTTGGGCGAATAAACTGCGGTCATCATTAACGATCCTTTGTGTCATTATATCCATCATGTCCATTATCGCGGTCGTTTCTGTGGTGGATGGCATGGATTCGTACGTCAAGGAAAAAATTGCTTCGCAAGGGAGTAATGTTTTTACAATTAAGCGTGTCAATGAATGGGAAATTCTAACTGATTTCGATAAATTCCTCAAATCTCTGAAAAACCCTAAACTAACCCTGGATGATTTGGAAGCGCTCCGTCATGAAGTAACGCTTGCTGAATTTACGGATGCTTCAATCAGTCGCAATGAAAGAATTAAACGTGGCCGGCGGTTCGTGGAAGAAGTGGACATTCGAGGTCGTACCGAAGAATATTCTGCCATTGGCGAGTTTCCACTAGAAGAAGGCCGCCATATTATTAGAATTGATCGACTGCGGCGTAGGAATGTTTGCGTGTTAGGTTGGGACGTCGCCAACAGTTTGTTCCCTGAAGATGAACCCTTATTAAAGACGGTGAAAATTGCCGGTCGTCACTACACTGTTGTCGGTGTATGTGAAAAGAAATCCTCAATTCTCGGTTCAAATCAAAACGTCTTCGCCTTTATCCCAATCTCCACGTTTACGAAGCAATTTGGTTCGCGGCGGCGCTCATTTTCCATTCCGATACGAACGGCCAGCATGGAAACTTTCGAGGCGGCTCAAGAGCAAGCCCGGATAGCCATGCGTATTCGGCATAAACTAAAACCATCTGAAGAAGATGATTTTTACATTACAACTTCTGAGAATCTTGTCTCCTTATGGGAAAACATCAGTCGTGCGGTTTTTGGATCGTTGGTTGGTGTCGTAAGCATAACTTTAGTAGTCGGCGGCATCATTATCATGAATGTCATGCTGGTGGCGGTTTCTGAGCGAACTCGGGAAATCGGTATTCGCAAAGCCCTGGGTGCAAGACGGCGCCACATTATGTTGCAATTCATTATCGAGTCCGTGGTGTTGACAACAGCAGGTGCCGTCATCGGCATCGCCTTCGGCTTTACTGCGGCAAATCTAGTCGCGGCATTCACGCCTCTGCCTTATCGTATTGCATTGTGGTCGATCCTTGTTGCATTGGCCATTTCATTTGTCGTTGGTTTATTCTTCGGAGTCTATCCGGCGCGAAAAGCGGCTCGGTTAGACCCTGTAGAAGCATTGAGATATGAATAAAAAATATAAATCATACGAATGAAAAAAGAACAATCTAAATCTCGCGAAATCATCGTAGCGCAAGTTAATGAAGCCTTAAACGAAGCATGGTCCACTTTGCGCAGTCATAAAATGCGTTCCGGCCTGGTGATTCTGGGTGTCCTAATTGGCGTCGCAAGTTTGCTGGGAATGGTCGCGACGGTGTCTGGTCTCAACAACTTCATCCGCGATTCAATAAGCGCTGAAAACACGCCGATCTTGTCGCTGCAAAAAATTAACTTTCTGGCAGGTGAGGGGACAAAGGAATGGGAGAAGCGAAAGAACTTTACTATTGATGACGCCTTTGCTTTGGAGGAGCTGCCCCATGTACGCGGCGTCGAAGTTGAATACCAAAGAAGTGTGTCCGTAAAATATAAAGAACGAAAGGCAAACCTGATTCACATGATAGGTTCGAATCAACCGATTTTGCAAATCCAAAGTATGAATGTGGGCGAAGGCAGGTACTTCACAACCTTTGAGGAAGATCACCGCCGCAAGGTCGTCACACTGGGCGCGAAAGCTGCGAACTCTTTGTTCAAAAATGAAGACCCCATTGGGAAAAACATTCGGATTCAGGGTAGAGAGTACAAAGTCGTGGGGGTGTTTGAAGATAGAAAAACCATTTTCGGCGGCTTTGCCGAGAACTTTATGATCATTCCTTACACTGCTTTCGAACGTGATTTTTTGTTTCGCCGCCAGGGACTTGAGATTAACGTGATTGTGGATGACATGGCCTATGTGGACGAAGTTACGGAGAGCATGCGGGCATTGATGCGTATGCGGCGCAAAGTACCGCTGGCTGAGCCGGATGATTTTGCTATTATCTCAATTGATGCGGTCATCGAATTTACTCAAAATATCACCGACAAAGTTTCTCTGGCTTTGGTTGTGCTTTCTTCAATCGCGCTCATGGTGGGAGGCATCGGCGTGATGGTGATCATGTTGGTTTCAGTGACTGAACGTACACACGAAATAGGCATTCGCAAAGCCATTGGCGCAACCCGGGGCCAGATAGTATGGCAATTCTTAGTTGAGGCCGCCACCCTGTCCGGCATCGGCGGTATCCTGGGTATTCTGGTTGGAATTAGCCTGGCTTTACTTATCGCAAAATTGGTGGGATTCCCGTTTGTGCTGCCGCTTGGATGGCTTATTTTTTCGGTAGTAATCTCCGTAGGTATCGGACTCTTCTTCGGGATATTCCCGGCGCAAAAGGCGGCCAAACTCGATCCAATTGTGGCCTTGAGGTATGAGTGAGGCCATAAGGAATATAATGAAGTGATGATTGTCTAATGTGAAAGCCAAGCTCACAAATACATAAACTGCGCTGCAACATTTTAAATTTCGTAGACTCTAATACAAAAGATTGTTAATCAAATTAATAGAATAATTTTCAGTCGAAACTTTTTCAAAGAAGTTACGTTTTTAGAACAACAATTCTGATTTCGGCTATTAAAACCTCTCTACAAAATTTTTACAAGTAAACAGATTAGGAGCACATCATGTTTAAGTCTATAAAATCAGTATTATTCACTTTAACCATTTTGGCAATGGTAGCTAATATGTCTTATGCGCAAAATGGCAAAGTCTTGACTCTTGAAAAATGTATAGAAATGGGTTTAAAAAATAACTCGCAGTTTAAAATTGCCGCCTCTCAAGTGGATCGCTCGGGTGCAAACGTCATGGGGTCCTATTCAAGTATTTTGCCGCGAATTCAAACAACTTTTTCGTCCAGTAGACAAAAACAGGGAGATGCGACCTTTTTGGGTGATGTTCTGGTTGGCATCGATTCAACAACCGGTGAATCAATCGTTGAGCAACGTACCATAACTCAGGAAGGCTCCGAGAGAAATTCTCATTTCGCTCAAATATCTTACACGCAAACACTTTTCGATTTTGGGCGCAGCTGGAATTCAATCAAACAAGCGAAAGCCTCCTTTGAAGCCTCATCAAATAGCTTGACTTCAGCACGATATGATGTTTATAGCACCGTGAAACAACGTTACTTTGAGCTGCTCAAAGCCACTAATTTAGAGCGGGAATATAAATTAGCGGTCGATAGAAGCAATGAGCAACTGAACAGAACTCAGAGTATGTTCGAAATTGGTTCCGTAGCTAAGATCGATGTCTATCGCTCTGAGGTAACACTGGGAACCGATGAAATTAGTTATATTATTCAGCAAAATATTGTGAAGATTGCGCGGGCTAATTTGAATGTGGTCATGGGGCGCGATCCGGACACACCCCTGCAAATTGTGGAAGCCGGGGTTACCACGAATCCTTCAAAGTACCCGTTGGAAGAGGCGCTGACAATTGCCGAACAAAATAATCCCAACTTGAAGCGTTTTGAAAACGATATGCGCAGTGCTGAGTATGGTATGAAAATAGCAAAAAGTGCCTATTGGCCTTCATTTGGCATACAGGCAACCTATTCCAGAAACAACAGTGAATTTAATGGTGTTTACGGTGGTTTTGATAAAAACTTCAGTATTTCGTTAGGAGGGCAGGTCAGTTTTAATATTTTTAATGGATTCTCAGATGTAGCTGAGGCAGGCAGGCAAAGTGCAAATCATGCAATTGCAAAAGAAAGTTGGATCGCTGAAAACCGTCGTATGCATTTGAATGTCAAGCAGGCTATGATCAGCCTGCAGGCTTTCCATCAGATATCAGAAATAAATGTAAGAAATTTAAGAGCTGCCGAAGAGGAATACCGTTTAGCTCATGAAAGATACAGAGTCGGCGCCGGCACACAGTTAGAGGTTACGGAAGCACAAGTTTCTTTAACTCGTGCCAGAGTCACTTTAGTTAGGGCAAAGTATGATGCAATGATTGCCCAGGCCCAATTAGAAGCTGCAATGGGAATTATTGAACAAGATAATTAAATTCCTAAACGTTAATCTAAACTTTATAAGACAATGCTAATAAATATCAAATCTCTTGAAAAAATTTATAAATTAGGTACGGTCGAGGTCCCTGCTTTGCGCGGAATTGATCTCGGCATCGATTCTAATGAATATGTCGCGATTATGGGACCTTCCGGTTCCGGTAAATCTACTTTGATGAATATTATTGGGTGTCTTGATACGCCAACCGCGGGTTTGTACGATTTCGGCGGTGAGGATGTGAGCCAAATGAACGACGATCAATTGGCCTCCATCCGCAATAAAAAAATAGGATTTGTCTTTCAAACTTTTAACTTGCTGCCGCGCGCGACGGCCTTGCACAATGTGGAGCTGCCGCTGATTTACGCTGGCGTTCCTTCTTCGCAAAGAAAGGATTTAGCACGGACAGCTTTGGAAAGCGTGGGGCTTGGCGACCGCGTCGATCATAAGCCAAACGAACTTTCCGGGGGGCAGCGCCAGAGAGTGGCAATTGCCCGGGCGCTGGTAAATAATCCCTCGATCATTTTGGCTGATGAACCCACAGGAAACCTGGATACCAAGACCGGCGAAGAAATCATGGAAATTGTTCAATCGCTTTACGAGCAGGGTAACACGGTTATACTCGTGACACATGAAGCATACATTGCAGAGCATGCCAACCGGATTATTCGCCTGCGCGATGGTTTAATAGAGAGCGATGAGATTAAGAAAAACGGAAAACATTTAAATTAAATAATATTTTCTCCTACACGGACTTGTACCCCTTTCATTGAGGGATTTGACAGACTGTGTGAAAAGCCCTCAAAACTGCAACGCTTATTGAGCAGTCATTAATTCTCCATTATTTACTAAGCAGTTTCCTTCCTAACTCCTTAAAATTAAATAAATTCAACAAAATATATCGAAAAAGTTTTGCTTGATTATGACGTAAAAAATCTGTATTTTTTTGTCCTAAAACTCAATAAGGCAAACTTAAAACTTAAAAAACTTTTAATCGGTGGATGACCAGTTTAAACTTCTTCTTCAAGAGTGGAGACGGCTAATTGACCAAAGGTTATTCCAGGTTCTGGATGGACATCATCCACCGATTTTGTATGATCCGATCCAGTACGTTTTAGAGGCAGGCGGAAAACGGATTCGGCCAATTCTATTGGCCCTTTCGTGCAAAGCAGTGGGTGGCAATCTTGATACTTGTTGGGATGCTGCTGTTGCAGTTGAATTGCTGCACGACTTTACTTTGGTGCATGATGACATTATGGACCGCGACGATACCCGGAGAGGACGGGCGACGGTACATAAAAAATGGGATTCGGATATCGCTCTTCTTGCCGGTGACGGGCTTGTTGCGCTAGCCTTTCAATCTTTGCTGCGAACCCAATCTTCGAAAATTCACCAATTAGCCAATGTTTTTACCGATGGGGTCGTCGAGCTTTGCGAGGGCCAGGCTCTTGATTTAGAATTTGAAACGAATGGAGATGTGAATCTCAATGATTATTTAGTTATGATCGGAAAAAAGACGGCGCGGCTTTTAAATGTTTCAGCGAAACTTGGCGGCGTTATCGGCGCCGGCAATGAAAAGGAAGTGCAAGCATTGGGAAACTTCGGTTATAATTTGGGCTGTGGTTTTCAAATTCAAGATGACTTGCTGGACATCACCTCTGATGAAGCCATAATGGGTAAAACTTACGGCAGCGACGTCATGCGAAAAAAACAAACCTACTTGTTAGTACACGCTTTATCCAAGGCCGATTCAAATATAAAAGAAAAATTGAGATTTTTGTTGACGAAACCGGAAATTAATCGAGCGCAAATCAACGAAGTTAAATCCCTCTTTGAAAAAGCCGGCTCAATTGAAGCAGCAAAGTCCGCAATTAACGATTATATTCTTTCCGCACAAAGTAATCTCGATGAACTTCATTCGACTCAAGGTAAGGAGTTGCTGTTAAGCTTTCTGAAGTACGTCTCAACTCGTAACGCATAATTAATCGGTTACTTTTCTATACAGATGGAAATGGATATTCTATTATTCTGTTTGATGGGCGGTATTGTTTCTGCCGACACGGACTCAGCTTGGCAATCAATGGTATCCCAGCCCTTGATCGCTTGCTCGATTGCCGGTATGTTGATGGGCG harbors:
- a CDS encoding ABC transporter permease — translated: MQLIWENIVIALMALWANKLRSSLTILCVIISIMSIIAVVSVVDGMDSYVKEKIASQGSNVFTIKRVNEWEILTDFDKFLKSLKNPKLTLDDLEALRHEVTLAEFTDASISRNERIKRGRRFVEEVDIRGRTEEYSAIGEFPLEEGRHIIRIDRLRRRNVCVLGWDVANSLFPEDEPLLKTVKIAGRHYTVVGVCEKKSSILGSNQNVFAFIPISTFTKQFGSRRRSFSIPIRTASMETFEAAQEQARIAMRIRHKLKPSEEDDFYITTSENLVSLWENISRAVFGSLVGVVSITLVVGGIIIMNVMLVAVSERTREIGIRKALGARRRHIMLQFIIESVVLTTAGAVIGIAFGFTAANLVAAFTPLPYRIALWSILVALAISFVVGLFFGVYPARKAARLDPVEALRYE
- a CDS encoding ABC transporter permease, whose amino-acid sequence is MKKEQSKSREIIVAQVNEALNEAWSTLRSHKMRSGLVILGVLIGVASLLGMVATVSGLNNFIRDSISAENTPILSLQKINFLAGEGTKEWEKRKNFTIDDAFALEELPHVRGVEVEYQRSVSVKYKERKANLIHMIGSNQPILQIQSMNVGEGRYFTTFEEDHRRKVVTLGAKAANSLFKNEDPIGKNIRIQGREYKVVGVFEDRKTIFGGFAENFMIIPYTAFERDFLFRRQGLEINVIVDDMAYVDEVTESMRALMRMRRKVPLAEPDDFAIISIDAVIEFTQNITDKVSLALVVLSSIALMVGGIGVMVIMLVSVTERTHEIGIRKAIGATRGQIVWQFLVEAATLSGIGGILGILVGISLALLIAKLVGFPFVLPLGWLIFSVVISVGIGLFFGIFPAQKAAKLDPIVALRYE
- a CDS encoding TolC family protein, whose translation is MFKSIKSVLFTLTILAMVANMSYAQNGKVLTLEKCIEMGLKNNSQFKIAASQVDRSGANVMGSYSSILPRIQTTFSSSRQKQGDATFLGDVLVGIDSTTGESIVEQRTITQEGSERNSHFAQISYTQTLFDFGRSWNSIKQAKASFEASSNSLTSARYDVYSTVKQRYFELLKATNLEREYKLAVDRSNEQLNRTQSMFEIGSVAKIDVYRSEVTLGTDEISYIIQQNIVKIARANLNVVMGRDPDTPLQIVEAGVTTNPSKYPLEEALTIAEQNNPNLKRFENDMRSAEYGMKIAKSAYWPSFGIQATYSRNNSEFNGVYGGFDKNFSISLGGQVSFNIFNGFSDVAEAGRQSANHAIAKESWIAENRRMHLNVKQAMISLQAFHQISEINVRNLRAAEEEYRLAHERYRVGAGTQLEVTEAQVSLTRARVTLVRAKYDAMIAQAQLEAAMGIIEQDN
- a CDS encoding ABC transporter ATP-binding protein, translated to MLINIKSLEKIYKLGTVEVPALRGIDLGIDSNEYVAIMGPSGSGKSTLMNIIGCLDTPTAGLYDFGGEDVSQMNDDQLASIRNKKIGFVFQTFNLLPRATALHNVELPLIYAGVPSSQRKDLARTALESVGLGDRVDHKPNELSGGQRQRVAIARALVNNPSIILADEPTGNLDTKTGEEIMEIVQSLYEQGNTVILVTHEAYIAEHANRIIRLRDGLIESDEIKKNGKHLN
- a CDS encoding polyprenyl synthetase family protein, whose amino-acid sequence is MDDQFKLLLQEWRRLIDQRLFQVLDGHHPPILYDPIQYVLEAGGKRIRPILLALSCKAVGGNLDTCWDAAVAVELLHDFTLVHDDIMDRDDTRRGRATVHKKWDSDIALLAGDGLVALAFQSLLRTQSSKIHQLANVFTDGVVELCEGQALDLEFETNGDVNLNDYLVMIGKKTARLLNVSAKLGGVIGAGNEKEVQALGNFGYNLGCGFQIQDDLLDITSDEAIMGKTYGSDVMRKKQTYLLVHALSKADSNIKEKLRFLLTKPEINRAQINEVKSLFEKAGSIEAAKSAINDYILSAQSNLDELHSTQGKELLLSFLKYVSTRNA